One genomic segment of Natrononativus amylolyticus includes these proteins:
- a CDS encoding thiamine-binding protein yields the protein MTVFALLRVTPITDGDVTADVAAAIDALEDHDVAYETTPMATTIEAEDVRELFAACAAAHEAVDAAEVQTLVQVDDKREKTMAASEKVDSVEAELGREARSDRE from the coding sequence ATGACCGTCTTTGCCCTGCTGCGCGTGACGCCGATCACCGACGGCGACGTCACCGCCGACGTCGCGGCCGCGATCGACGCCTTAGAGGACCACGACGTGGCGTACGAGACGACGCCGATGGCGACGACGATCGAAGCCGAGGACGTCCGCGAGCTGTTCGCCGCCTGCGCGGCGGCCCACGAGGCCGTCGACGCCGCGGAGGTCCAGACGCTCGTCCAGGTCGACGACAAGCGCGAGAAGACGATGGCCGCGAGCGAGAAGGTCGACTCGGTGGAGGCCGAACTCGGCCGCGAGGCGAGAAGCGACCGCGAGTGA